The genomic segment GCTCCCCCTCGCGGGTTGGCAACCCTCTGTATCATCCATTGTAGCACGTGTGTAGCCCAGGTCATAAGGGGCATGATGATTTGACGTCATCCCCACCTTCCTCCGGTTTATCACCGGCAGTCACCTTAGAGTGCCCAACTGAATGCTGGCAACTAAGATCAAGGGTTGCGCTCGTTGCGGGACTTAACCCAACATCTCACGACACGAGCTGACGACAACCATGCACCACCTGTCACCACTGTCCCCGAAGGGAAAGGCGTATCTCTACACCGGTCAGTGGGATGTCAAGACCTGGTAAGGTTCTTCGCGTTGCTTCGAATTAAACCACATGCTCCACCGCTTGTGCGGGTCCCCGTCAATTCCTTTGAGTTTCAGCCTTGCGGCCGTACTCCCCAGGCGGAGTGCTTAATGCGTTAGCTGCAGCACTAAGGGGCGGAAACCCCCTAACACTTAGCACTCATCGTTTACGGCGTGGACTACCAGGGTATCTAATCCTGTTTGCTCCCCACGCTTTCGCGCCTCAGCGTCAGTTACAGACCAGAAAGCCGCCTTCGCCACTGGTGTTCCTCCACATCTCTACGCATTTCACCGCTACACGTGGAATTCCGCTTTCCTCTTCTGTACTCAAGTTCTCCAGTTTCCAATGACCCTCCACGGTTGAGCCGTGGGCTTTCACATCAGACTTAAAGAACCGCCTGCGCGCGCTTTACGCCCAATAATTCCGGACAACGCTTGCCACCTACGTATTACCGCGGCTGCTGGCACGTAGTTAGCCGTGGCTTTCTAATAAGGTACCGTCATGGCACGGGCAGTTACTCCCGTACGTGTTCTTCCCTTACAACAGAGCTTTACGATCCGAAAACCTTCTTCGCTCACGCGGCATTGCTCCATCAGACTTTCGTCCATTGTGGAAGATTCCCTACTGCTGCCTCCCGTAGGAGTCTGGGCCGTGTCTCAGTCCCAGTGTGGCCGATCACCCTCTCAGGTCGGCTACGCATCGTCGCCTTGGTAGGCCATTACCCCACCAACTAGCTAATGCGCCGCGGGCCCATCCTACAGTGACAGCCGAAACCGTCTTTCAGAGTTTGTCCATGCGGACAAACTGATTATTCGGTATTAGCCCCGGTTTCCCGGAGTTATCCCCATCTGTAGGGCAGGTTGCCCACGTGTTACTCACCCGTCCGCCGCTAAAATCAGAGAGCAAGCTCTCGTCATTCCGCTCGACTTGCATGTATTAGGCATGCCGCCAGCGTTCGTCCTGAGCCAGGATCAAACTCTCCATAATAGAAGAAAATGAATAGCTCATTTCTTGCTGACTCGAATCCGAAGATTCTTGTGTGTGTTTCTTTTCAACCAACCAAAGCTGATTTAGTTAGAAACGTTTTGCTTAAGTGCGTTAGCACTCTCGCTGTATTTCATTGATGTTTTGCTGTTCAGTTTTCAAGGTTCATTTGTAATGGAATCAACTTGCAATCCCTCGTGTGTTTCGCGTCCCTCACTGGCGACATACATAAGATTACTACGTCTCTGAACATAAGTCAACACTTTATAACAAACTTTCATAAAAATATTGCAAAAGCGCATAGCGTGGCGATTCCTGGTATCCCTAAAATCGCGAGTAATAGTCCAGACGTGATGTTTACAGGCACATAGATACCCACAAAACCTCCTGCAACATTCATTGCAAAAAGAACAAGGAACGCGAATGCCAACCGAAACCAATAGACCGATAAATGTTCCGAAGCTCGGTGGATATGTTTCTTATCCACCACTACTAATAGAAGGAGAACCAATATAACGACAACAATACCGATAACTTTCACGGGAAACACTCCTTTTTCAATGAATGATCCATTCTATGCGATCCCGTGAAAATATATCAATCCTTGCCTAACTGTCGAGCTTTTGCTTCTTTATATAAGTAAAAGTGTTTACACTCGGCTATTTTACGTCTAACAATTACTTCTTGATCATAATCATTGAGATAGCGCTCAATCCCTCTTGCCTGTTCCCAGTCTTCTTTCGTTGCTACCATTAATGAATGAAGGCGTTCATCAAACTCTTTTTTCAGCCTACTTTTTCGTCTAAACACCGAAGCGGACCCCCTATAACTCCCGGCGACCTTCCAGCGCCTTCGATAATGTAACTTCATCCGCGTATTCGAGATCACCGCCGACAGGTAGTCCATGCGCAATTCTAGTTGTTTTGATTCCTGAAGGTCTAACAAGCCTCGAGATGTACATCGCAGTCGCTTCTCCTTCTATTGTAGGGTTCGTGGCTAGGATCAATTCCTCAACCTCTTCATTCTGCAATCGAACAAGTAGCGACGGGACATTAATATCCTCAGGGCCAACTCCATCCATCGGCGAGATAGCACCGTGAAGGACATGATAAAGCCCCTTGAAATCCCTCATCTTCTCCAAGGCAATAACGTCTTTCGGGTCTTGAACAACACAAATTATCGAACCATCGCGTTGTGTATCCTGACAAATGTGGCAGGGGTCGATATCTGTAATATGACCGCAAACTGAGCAAAAACGCAGATTCCGTTTAGCGTCAACCAGAGCTTTTGCAAAATCCAACACAGTATCTTCCTTCATGCTTAAGACAAAAAACGCCAGACGACCCGCTGTTTTTGGGCCGATACCTGGCAATTTCATAAAACTATCCATCAGTTTTGATATTGGTTCAGGATAATGCATTTATGTGCCTCCTAGAACATTCCTGGCAGATTCAATCCTTTTGTGAATTGACCCATCGTCGAGTTCGTTAATTCTTCCGCTTTAGCCATAGCATCATTCGTAGCAATGACAATAAGGTCTTGTAACATTTCAACATCTTCCGGATCCACTACGGACGGGTCAACGATTACTTCGACAACCTGCTTATCTCCAGATACGATGACTTTTACCATACCGCCACCTGCTGCACCCTCAAGACGTTTTTCACCAAGCTCTTCCTGTGCTACAGCCATTTGTTTTTGCATTTTCTGCATTTGTTTCATCATGCCTTGCATATTTCCCATACCCTTCATGTTTGTTTCCTCCTCTAATTTTTAATCGTCATGGACTTCTATGAAATCTTTACCGAAAATCTTTTCCGCCTCAGTTACAATCGGATCCGCATTTTCCTGTTCTGCTTCCTTTACGAAAGAAAGCATTTCTTCACCAGGCACCCCTTCATCAGAACTTTCCGGCTCTTGTTGTTTAGCGAGCCCATTTTTCCGAATGAAGTCTCCCCTTACACTCAACCAACCTTCTTCAGGCACATACACGACTTCATATGCTTTCCCGGTTCGTGAACGTAAGGCATCTGACAAGCCCGACCGAAGTGACGGATTTTCAGACGCCATGAGGCAATGGATTTCATATTTGAATTTTAACACAAAAGCATTCTCTGATGCTGCGACTGGTTCTGTCTCTTCGAGAAGCGCGGCATGTGACCTTTGCATTGTCTGCATCATCCCCGCCCATTCTTCCCGAATCGTCTGGATGTCTTGTTTTGTCGCAGATTTCAATACTTCGTGAATTTTACCTGTCGGAACTTTGAAGCCTTGCGACGATTTTGACGCATTTTTCCGTGGTTGAGCGGATTGATCTGCAACCGTCTGCTTATTCATTCCACCACTAGACATCTGCTGTTGCAACTCCATAATTGTGCGCTCAAGATCTGCTACCTTCTGCGTAAGCCCCGGATCAATGGCATGATTGCCTCCACTGACCTGCACAGGGCTGTCAAGATGAATCATTTTCAAAAAGGCAGACTCAATATAGACTTTTGCATGATTGGAGAACCGCATTTCCTGTTGCGTTTTTGCCAGTATGTCAATGAATAAATACAACGTATCCATTTCAAATCGTTGTGCCATTTCTACAAACCGTTCATCGCCAGGTATGAGTTCGAGTAAATCTTTTAAGCTGGGTGCTGTTCGCAGAAGAAGAAGATCCCGGAAAAACGTGATTAAATCTTCTGCTAGCCTGGAAACATCTTTTCCCTCCGCAATAAGTCGATCAAGCAATGTCAGTACCATGCCAGCGTCTTTACCAAGTAGCGCTTCCGCCAACTGATGGAAAATGTCTTCACCAATTGATCCAGTTACAAGCAGTGCATCTTCAATTGTTATCTTGTCTCCACTAAACGACACAACTTGGTCAAGCATACTGAGTGCATCACGCATTCCTCCAGAAGCCGCCTGCGCAATTACTTTCAAAGCACTTTCATCAGACTCAATACCCGTATCCGCAAGTACCGTCTTCATTCGATTAGTAATATCAGCCGGTGTAATTGGTTTAAAATCGAAGCGCTGACACCTCGAAATAATCGTCAATGGTAGTTTATGCGGTTCTGTGGTTGCTAAGATAAATACGACATGCGATGGCGGTTCCTCAAGAGTTTTCAAAAGCGCATTGAATGCCGAATTTGATAACATATGTACCTCATCGATAATATATACTTTAAAACGAGCATTCGACGGGGCAAACCGTACCTTTTCAATAATGTCTCGCATTTCCTCAACACGTGAGTTCGAAGCTGCATCAAATTCGATGACATCCGTATTCGACCCTTCCGTGATGCTGATACACGTCGGACACTCATTGCACGGTTCTTTTGCTGGACCATTTTCGCAATTTAACGCTTTCGCAAAAACTTTCGCCGCACTTGTCTTCCCTGTACCTCTTGGACCCGAGAAAAGATAAGCATGTGTCGTCTTATTATGAAGGAGGGCGTTCTGAAGTGTCTGTTTCACATGTTGCTGTCCGGACATCTCAGCAAATGATTGAGGCCGATATACGCGGTAAAAAGCTTGATACACCAACAGTTTCCTCTCCTTTTGACGCAATGCGCTAATGTTTCCATTATAGCACAAACGCCTATACGAATCCTTTATTAGCGCAACAAAAAACTCGTCCGCAGAAACGGACGAGTCGAATTGTGAAATTAATGCCGTGCACCTTCCTCCGACAGCCACACATAAGCGTTACTCCTGTCGCCAGCTCGGTCTAGGCGACCCCGCGGCACATGAGAAATTCTACTTAATGCTGCTTCCTTCCGGACCTGACATAGTTCATAGGTTCCCATTGCGCGGGACCCAAACGTCAACACTGCGTGCAAGAGGCAGACCCTACAATACGGACAGCCTCGGGAAGGGATTCAGTCTTGCTAGAGCGGATTGCAAGTTACAGGACACCGCTATCTCCCCACCTAGCACGGCATTTACAAGTATACTCAATCTGCTAGATTAAATCAATTAATATCATGTGAACAAAGTTATTTTTATAAAACTGTTGACACTTCATTTCAAACATGATAAATTATTAATTGTTGATACGGAGGTATACCCAAGCTCGGCTGAAGGGATCGGTCTTGAAAACCGACAGGGGAGTCAAATCCCGCGGGGGTTCGAATCCCTCTACCTCCTCCATTTTTCCAACTAAACGTATATGCTTGAATTCGAATTCGTTAGTAGATAACGAATTTTTATTTTGCCTATTATAGTAATTAAACTTTAAGAAGCGGAGCCATTTTACTGGTCCGCTTCTTTTTTTGTTCTGTCTAGGCTCCAGACGCCAGACGCTCGGGTCATAAACAATCCAGCTATGTGGCAAAGAACGCCACGTCGCTGGATTGACTTATGCCTGTCGCGTCTAGAAGGCGCCTTCCGCTTTTCTTTGTTTCAATTAACCACAGCACCCGCATTAGACGGTTTGACAGCAATACAACCATAGTACGGGAACGCAACTGCCAATCGCTTTGCCAATTCGCCCTCGTTACCTTGTTTCACAGCCACGAAAAGAGAAGGACCCGCTCCACTAATTGTCATGCCATACGCACCGTACTCGTGGCAAACTTCACGGATCCGGTCGAACTCAGGAAATAACTTCTTACGATACGGCTCATGAAAGATATCCTTTTCCATCATACGCCCCGCCGTTTCCCAATCATCCCGGGCAATCGCTGCTGAAAGTACATTCCCCGCTGCGCTACTACGTATTGCTTCTGAATGTGAGAGTTGGTCTGGCAGAAGCCCCCTAGATGCTTCCGTCAGCAATGCCTCAGGCGGAACAAGTATCACAGCTCCCATTTTTGGTTCTCTTATATGAACGACATCCATTTCCACGCCATCAAAATAAGAAATTGTCACTCCCCCAAGAAGTGCAGCCGAGATATTATCCGCGTGCCCTTCATATCCACTACCTAGAAGCACTTTTTCCTTCGCGGAAAGATTCAATTCAAGAAGTTGGTTTGCAATTTCAATTCCTGCTGCAATTGCCGTTGCACTGCTTCCAAGTCCTTTACCAAGCGGAATATCCGACTGAATGATAAGTCGTGATGCTGGTGCAACACGCCCTTTTCGCTCAGCTATATTAGTAACTGTCTTCACAATTAAATTATCTTCACCGTTCGGTAAATCTTCAAAACCATCGTCTTTATACGTAACTTCCCAATCCTCTGACGGCGATACATTCACCGTCATATAAAGATTAAGTGCAAGTCCGATACTATCGAAGCCTGGCCCAAGATTTGCCGTCGATGCAGGTACGACAACGGAAAAATTGGATTCTGCCATTACTTTGCCCCCGCCTTTAACTCACTAAGAAACGCATCAAATTGTTCCCGTGACATCATTGGTTTCTCTTTATTTACTTCAATTGCTGTATCTGGATCTTTTAGACCGTTACCCGTCAATACCGCAACTACAGTTGAACCTTTTTTCAACAAGCCGCTCTCCACTTGTTTTTTAACGCCCGCAATTGAAGCACACGAGCCTGGTTCTGCAAAAACACCTTCAGATGAAGCGATTAAACTATATGCTTCTAAAATCTCTTCATCTGTTACAGCGAGAATTGTTCCATTCGACTCCGCCAAGGCATTGTTCGCCAGTTCCCAACTTGCGGGATTACCGATTCGAATTGCCGTTGCAACCGTTTCGGGGTTTTCGAATACGCGATTATAAACAATCGGTGCAGCTCCGTCGGCTTGTACACCAAGAAGAACCGGTAACTCAGTACCCTTCTTATCAGCATATTCTTTGAAACCTTTCCAAGCCGCCGAAATATTACCTGCGTTCCCAACCGGAAGTGCAAAAATATCCGGTACTTTTCCAAGTTGCTCAATCGTTTCAAACGCAATTGTCTTTTGACCTTCAAGGCGATACGGGTTAACCGAGTTCACGAGCGCAACGTCTCCCTCGCCGGCCGCACGCACCATAGCCAATGCTTCGTCAAAGTTGCCTTCGATTTCTACAATTTCTGCGCCATACATTTTCGCCTGAGCCAACTTGCCAAGTGCGATTCGACCTTCCGGAATAACTACAATTGTCCGCATTCCAGCACGAGCACCGTATGCCGCCGCCGCTGCAGATGTATTACCCGTTGATGCACAAATAAGAACTTTTTTTCCTTCTTCTTTCGCTTTTGCGACCGCCATAACCATGCCCCGGTCTTTAAATGAACCAGTTGGATTCGTTCCTTCCGTTTTCACGTAAAGGTTAATGCCCCATTGTTCAGATAAATTTGGCATGTGAATAAGAGGGGTATTCCCTTCCTGCAACGTTAACGCCGGCGTATTTTCTGTCACCGGTAACCATTCTTTATATTCCTCAATTAATCCATTCCATCTTTTCATCATTCTTCCCCCTCTACCCGGTAATGGCTAAGTACGCCGATTACCTTTGGTGTCTCGTTCAATTCATTCACAATATCTAAATGCTGTTGTCTCGAAATTTGATGCGTGATGAAAATCAGGTCCGCGTCAGCCGCCTTTTTATCGGAATGCTGAACAACCGTCGCCAGACTTGCACCGTGCTTGCTATAAATAGACGTTAATTTCGTTAGGACACCTACTTCGTCTCTCACGCGAATTCGGTGGAAATAACGTGCGAACTTATTACTATCACTTTTCACTTTTCGCTCATACTGAGGTGCGTGTAACCTTTTGCCGTTGACACCTAGCAGCAAATTACGGCACGCTGCAATAATATCTCCCGTTACAGACGTGGCAGTCGGCATTGATCCAGCCCCCGGTCCATAGAACATTGTTTCTCCAACTGCATCTCCATAAATATATACGGCATTGAACTCATTGTTCACTGATGCCAAAGGATGCGAATTCGGGAAAAACACAGGCTCTACAGCTACTTCTATACCATCCTCATTCTTCTTAGCTGACCCCGCTAACTTCACCGTATAGCCAAACTGCTCAGCCAGTTCTAGATCGCCTTCTTGGATTTCCTTCATCCCTCTCACAAAAACATCGCCCAGACGGACTTCGGTTGAGAAAGACAATGAAGCCAAAATAACCATTTTGCGCGCTGCATCAATGCCATCAACATCCGCCGATGGATCTGCCTCTGCAAAACCAAGTGCTGTCGCCTCTGCCAATGCATCTTCATAAGACATTTTTTCATGTTTCATTTTTGTTAAGATGAAGTTCGTTGTTCCATTCACAATACCTGTCAACGCACGGATACGGTCAGAAGCAAGTCCATCTTCAAGGGTGCGAATTAACGGGATTCCGCCCCCGACGCTTGCTTCGTAAAACAGATCACACTTGTTTTCATCCGCCAGCTTCAATAATCCAGGTCCGAATTCTGCCATAACGTCTTTATTGGCAGTTACGACACCTTTTCCAGCCCGCAGGGAACTTTCAATCGCTTCTTTCGCATCGAAGGTCCCGCCCATCACTTCTACTATTAAATCTATAGACGAGTCTTCAAGCACTTCATACAAATTATCCGTGAATGTTTCCAATGAAAGTGTTGTTTCCCGATTTTTATGTAAATTTTTCACAAGAACTTTTTTAATTTTGACAGGAACGCCAAGTTTATGATGGAGGTCTTCTTGGTGATCTTGCAAGATTTTAGCCACCCCGCTGCCGACAACCCCAAATCCTAATAATCCAATATTAATTTCATTTCTCATTGACGATTCTCCTAACTGTATGTACACTATGAAAAAACAATTGTTCTTTGCATAAAGACATTATAGTGAAATATTCGGATAATAACAACCTTTTTGTGATAAAGTCATAGAATAAATACATTCATCCCATTATATAATAGAAAGGATTTGATGATTGTGAAAGTTTGCAAATTTGGAGGTACTTCAGTAGCGTCTTCCGATCAAATAAAAAAAGTCGCTCAAATCGTAAAAACTGATCCCAGTCGTAAAATCATTGTTGTCTCAGCACCCGGCAAACGGTTTGGCTCAGATGAAAAAGTAACGGATCTACTAATCCAACTTGCTGAAAAAGCCCTTAAGGGGGAAGACACAGAAATTGAATTTAAGGAAGTAGTAGCCCGCTATCAACAGATCGCTGC from the Sporosarcina psychrophila genome contains:
- a CDS encoding YaaL family protein — translated: MFRRKSRLKKEFDERLHSLMVATKEDWEQARGIERYLNDYDQEVIVRRKIAECKHFYLYKEAKARQLGKD
- the recR gene encoding recombination mediator RecR, with protein sequence MHYPEPISKLMDSFMKLPGIGPKTAGRLAFFVLSMKEDTVLDFAKALVDAKRNLRFCSVCGHITDIDPCHICQDTQRDGSIICVVQDPKDVIALEKMRDFKGLYHVLHGAISPMDGVGPEDINVPSLLVRLQNEEVEELILATNPTIEGEATAMYISRLVRPSGIKTTRIAHGLPVGGDLEYADEVTLSKALEGRREL
- a CDS encoding homoserine dehydrogenase, producing MRNEINIGLLGFGVVGSGVAKILQDHQEDLHHKLGVPVKIKKVLVKNLHKNRETTLSLETFTDNLYEVLEDSSIDLIVEVMGGTFDAKEAIESSLRAGKGVVTANKDVMAEFGPGLLKLADENKCDLFYEASVGGGIPLIRTLEDGLASDRIRALTGIVNGTTNFILTKMKHEKMSYEDALAEATALGFAEADPSADVDGIDAARKMVILASLSFSTEVRLGDVFVRGMKEIQEGDLELAEQFGYTVKLAGSAKKNEDGIEVAVEPVFFPNSHPLASVNNEFNAVYIYGDAVGETMFYGPGAGSMPTATSVTGDIIAACRNLLLGVNGKRLHAPQYERKVKSDSNKFARYFHRIRVRDEVGVLTKLTSIYSKHGASLATVVQHSDKKAADADLIFITHQISRQQHLDIVNELNETPKVIGVLSHYRVEGEE
- a CDS encoding YbaB/EbfC family nucleoid-associated protein; this encodes MKGMGNMQGMMKQMQKMQKQMAVAQEELGEKRLEGAAGGGMVKVIVSGDKQVVEVIVDPSVVDPEDVEMLQDLIVIATNDAMAKAEELTNSTMGQFTKGLNLPGMF
- the dnaX gene encoding DNA polymerase III subunit gamma/tau — its product is MVYQAFYRVYRPQSFAEMSGQQHVKQTLQNALLHNKTTHAYLFSGPRGTGKTSAAKVFAKALNCENGPAKEPCNECPTCISITEGSNTDVIEFDAASNSRVEEMRDIIEKVRFAPSNARFKVYIIDEVHMLSNSAFNALLKTLEEPPSHVVFILATTEPHKLPLTIISRCQRFDFKPITPADITNRMKTVLADTGIESDESALKVIAQAASGGMRDALSMLDQVVSFSGDKITIEDALLVTGSIGEDIFHQLAEALLGKDAGMVLTLLDRLIAEGKDVSRLAEDLITFFRDLLLLRTAPSLKDLLELIPGDERFVEMAQRFEMDTLYLFIDILAKTQQEMRFSNHAKVYIESAFLKMIHLDSPVQVSGGNHAIDPGLTQKVADLERTIMELQQQMSSGGMNKQTVADQSAQPRKNASKSSQGFKVPTGKIHEVLKSATKQDIQTIREEWAGMMQTMQRSHAALLEETEPVAASENAFVLKFKYEIHCLMASENPSLRSGLSDALRSRTGKAYEVVYVPEEGWLSVRGDFIRKNGLAKQQEPESSDEGVPGEEMLSFVKEAEQENADPIVTEAEKIFGKDFIEVHDD
- the thrC gene encoding threonine synthase, with amino-acid sequence MKRWNGLIEEYKEWLPVTENTPALTLQEGNTPLIHMPNLSEQWGINLYVKTEGTNPTGSFKDRGMVMAVAKAKEEGKKVLICASTGNTSAAAAAYGARAGMRTIVVIPEGRIALGKLAQAKMYGAEIVEIEGNFDEALAMVRAAGEGDVALVNSVNPYRLEGQKTIAFETIEQLGKVPDIFALPVGNAGNISAAWKGFKEYADKKGTELPVLLGVQADGAAPIVYNRVFENPETVATAIRIGNPASWELANNALAESNGTILAVTDEEILEAYSLIASSEGVFAEPGSCASIAGVKKQVESGLLKKGSTVVAVLTGNGLKDPDTAIEVNKEKPMMSREQFDAFLSELKAGAK
- a CDS encoding pro-sigmaK processing inhibitor BofA family protein, producing MKVIGIVVVILVLLLLVVVDKKHIHRASEHLSVYWFRLAFAFLVLFAMNVAGGFVGIYVPVNITSGLLLAILGIPGIATLCAFAIFL
- the thrB gene encoding homoserine kinase, with amino-acid sequence MAESNFSVVVPASTANLGPGFDSIGLALNLYMTVNVSPSEDWEVTYKDDGFEDLPNGEDNLIVKTVTNIAERKGRVAPASRLIIQSDIPLGKGLGSSATAIAAGIEIANQLLELNLSAKEKVLLGSGYEGHADNISAALLGGVTISYFDGVEMDVVHIREPKMGAVILVPPEALLTEASRGLLPDQLSHSEAIRSSAAGNVLSAAIARDDWETAGRMMEKDIFHEPYRKKLFPEFDRIREVCHEYGAYGMTISGAGPSLFVAVKQGNEGELAKRLAVAFPYYGCIAVKPSNAGAVVN